A window from Bacteroidota bacterium encodes these proteins:
- the hpt gene encoding hypoxanthine phosphoribosyltransferase yields the protein MTNITLKDKSFSLSIPSEEIQKSIARVAEEITNDMNGKTPVFLVILNGAFMFASDLLKKLDMDCEVSFVKLASYSGTSTTNQVKQLIGLNEDLKGRHVVILEDIIDTGITMEHMLEQLNKFGPADIRIATFLLKPDALIKVFDIHYVGIRIPNDFIVGYGLDYDGLGRNLKDVYKIIPE from the coding sequence ATGACGAACATAACACTGAAGGATAAATCCTTCTCATTATCAATTCCATCTGAGGAAATTCAGAAGTCCATCGCCAGAGTCGCAGAAGAAATAACGAATGACATGAATGGCAAAACTCCGGTCTTTCTTGTAATCCTCAACGGTGCTTTTATGTTCGCGTCGGATTTGCTTAAAAAATTAGATATGGATTGCGAAGTTTCATTTGTGAAACTGGCGTCCTACTCGGGCACTTCTACCACAAATCAAGTGAAACAGTTAATAGGTCTGAATGAAGACCTGAAAGGCAGGCATGTTGTAATACTTGAAGATATTATAGATACAGGCATTACTATGGAGCATATGCTGGAGCAGTTGAATAAATTCGGACCTGCCGATATCCGCATTGCCACCTTCCTTCTTAAACCGGATGCGCTCATTAAGGTATTCGACATTCATTATGTCGGCATCCGCATTCCGAATGATTTCATTGTTGGCTATGGTCTTGATTACGATGGTTTGGGACGTAACCTGAAAGACGTGTATAAAATAATACCTGAATAG
- a CDS encoding adenylate kinase, producing MLNIIIFGAPGTGKGTQSENIINKYRLVHLSTGDIMREEIKAGSEIGKLAKQYIDDGLLVPDSVIFKNLYYRASRHTNPNGFIFDGFPRNITQAGTLDSVLNHKSIPISMVLYLDVTEEELFNRIKIRSAHSNRTDDNVEVIRKRIVVYNTQTLPLLDYYAEQGKLLRINGMGTVEEVFGAISSAIDNFISKNNISLN from the coding sequence ATGTTAAACATAATCATTTTTGGTGCTCCCGGCACAGGCAAAGGAACTCAATCTGAGAATATTATTAATAAATACCGCTTGGTGCATCTTTCAACGGGCGATATCATGCGCGAAGAGATTAAAGCTGGCAGCGAAATAGGTAAACTTGCCAAACAGTATATTGACGACGGTTTGTTGGTTCCCGATAGTGTAATCTTCAAAAATCTTTACTACCGCGCGTCCCGTCATACCAATCCTAACGGGTTTATTTTCGACGGTTTTCCGCGTAACATCACTCAGGCCGGCACGCTCGACAGCGTACTCAATCATAAAAGTATTCCCATCTCTATGGTGCTTTATCTTGATGTTACCGAAGAAGAACTTTTCAACAGAATAAAAATACGCAGCGCACACTCAAACCGCACCGACGATAATGTTGAAGTGATTCGCAAAAGAATCGTTGTTTACAATACTCAAACCTTGCCGCTTTTGGATTATTATGCAGAACAGGGAAAGCTGTTACGCATCAACGGAATGGGTACTGTTGAAGAAGTTTTTGGAGCAATCAGCAGCGCAATTGATAATTTCATAAGTAAAAACAATATCAGCCTGAATTAG
- the obgE gene encoding GTPase ObgE — MSDSNFVDYVKICCRSGNGGGGSSHLRREKYIPKGGPDGGDGGRGGHIILRGNAQFWTLIHLKYTKHVVAGHGAHGSKHNSSGAYGDDVILDVPLGTVARDAETGEIDFEIVSDGELRIIVPGGRGGQGNSHFKTATNQTPRYAQPGEPGQEVWKILELKILADVGLVGFPNAGKSTLLSVVSAAKPEIADYPFTTLVPNLGIVKYKEDKSFVMADIPGIIEGAHEGRGIGLRFLRHIERNSILLFMIPVDSADIKKEYKILLNELSEFNPELLDKPRLLAVTKCDMLDETLLAEVKKTLPKITSVLISSITGMGISKLKDLIWKELNKPAPDF, encoded by the coding sequence ATGTCCGACTCAAATTTTGTCGATTATGTGAAGATTTGTTGCCGCAGCGGCAATGGCGGTGGTGGGTCTTCCCATCTCCGTCGTGAAAAATATATACCCAAAGGCGGACCCGACGGTGGTGACGGCGGTCGGGGAGGACACATCATTCTTCGCGGTAATGCGCAATTTTGGACACTCATACACCTTAAATATACCAAGCATGTTGTTGCAGGTCATGGTGCTCATGGCAGTAAACACAACAGCAGCGGCGCTTATGGCGACGACGTGATTCTGGATGTGCCTCTGGGTACTGTTGCCCGGGATGCGGAAACCGGTGAAATAGATTTTGAAATTGTAAGCGATGGCGAACTCCGCATCATTGTCCCCGGTGGCAGGGGCGGACAGGGAAATTCTCATTTTAAAACAGCCACGAACCAGACTCCGCGCTATGCACAACCGGGCGAGCCTGGCCAGGAAGTATGGAAAATTCTGGAACTGAAAATTCTTGCAGATGTTGGTTTAGTAGGCTTTCCCAATGCCGGAAAATCAACATTGCTGTCTGTTGTTTCAGCCGCTAAACCCGAAATTGCCGATTATCCCTTCACAACACTGGTCCCCAATCTGGGAATTGTAAAATACAAAGAAGATAAGTCGTTTGTGATGGCTGATATTCCGGGTATTATTGAAGGTGCGCATGAAGGTCGTGGCATTGGTTTGAGATTTCTCAGGCATATTGAACGGAACTCCATCTTGCTTTTCATGATTCCTGTTGATTCGGCAGACATCAAAAAAGAGTATAAAATATTGCTGAATGAGCTTTCGGAATTTAATCCCGAACTGCTGGACAAACCACGTCTGCTTGCTGTTACCAAATGCGATATGCTTGATGAAACTCTGCTTGCGGAGGTTAAGAAAACCCTTCCAAAGATAACTTCAGTGCTTATTTCTTCCATTACCGGAATGGGTATCAGCAAACTGAAAGATTTAATATGGAAAGAACTCAATAAACCGGCTCCCGATTTCTGA
- a CDS encoding phosphatase PAP2 family protein, whose translation MLHHLEQLDIRVTLFLNSLHCPCLDNLMMWCTNGMNWLPLYVLILALLVKYYGKQTIIILLFAALLIAITDQVSSNLFKNVFMRIRPCSDSHINNMIHIVGNYRSGGYSFTSSHATNFFAIGVFLIGLLGKKIKYFTPITLLCVSFIAYTRIYLGVHFAGDVLCGAFAGTLAGFLMQLLFKFSERRFLSRNDFFRSSQM comes from the coding sequence ATGCTGCATCACCTTGAACAACTGGACATCCGGGTAACGCTGTTCTTAAACAGCCTTCATTGCCCGTGTCTTGACAACCTTATGATGTGGTGCACCAATGGCATGAACTGGCTGCCGCTTTATGTGTTAATACTGGCGTTACTTGTAAAATATTACGGCAAACAAACCATTATAATTCTGCTGTTTGCTGCATTACTGATTGCTATAACCGATCAGGTATCGTCCAATCTGTTCAAGAATGTTTTCATGCGGATACGCCCATGCTCAGATTCCCACATTAATAATATGATTCACATTGTTGGTAATTACAGAAGTGGTGGATATAGCTTTACATCATCTCATGCAACCAACTTTTTTGCTATAGGGGTTTTCCTGATTGGTTTGCTTGGCAAAAAAATCAAATATTTCACACCCATTACCCTGCTTTGCGTGTCATTTATTGCTTATACCCGTATCTATCTGGGTGTTCATTTTGCAGGCGATGTGCTCTGCGGTGCGTTTGCCGGCACATTGGCCGGATTTCTGATGCAACTGCTTTTTAAATTCTCAGAACGCAGATTTCTGTCACGAAACGATTTTTTCAGGTCGTCTCAGATGTAA
- a CDS encoding SPFH domain-containing protein — translation MLIALYIAVPVILILLMGIRIIRPTHRGLIERLGKYNRFAEPGFHLIIPLGIEKLYQVNTTEQMVDAEPQEIITNDNLNARVDAQVYFRVKGDEESVKNSLYNVNRYQWQIVNLARTTLRNIIGTLTLKSANSERGKINAELHRTLCDETKSWGIDIVRTELKEIDPPKDVQETMNKVVKAENEKIAAIDYATARETVADGEKRAKIKEAEGVKQARILQAEGDSEAIRLVNEAAEKYFIGNAQILRKLQALETSLQNNAKIVVPAGSDLVNVIGDMAGILPLIKNTTGINAQEK, via the coding sequence ATGTTAATAGCACTGTATATTGCAGTACCGGTGATTCTGATACTGCTTATGGGAATCAGGATAATCAGACCTACCCATCGTGGACTCATTGAAAGGTTAGGAAAGTACAACCGCTTTGCCGAACCCGGATTTCATCTGATAATTCCATTGGGCATCGAAAAATTGTATCAGGTAAACACTACTGAGCAGATGGTGGATGCTGAACCTCAGGAAATAATCACGAATGATAATCTGAATGCGCGGGTGGATGCACAGGTGTATTTCAGAGTGAAAGGTGATGAGGAGAGTGTGAAGAATTCGCTGTATAACGTGAACCGTTACCAGTGGCAAATTGTGAATCTGGCACGTACAACACTCAGAAATATTATTGGTACGCTCACGCTGAAATCGGCTAACAGCGAACGCGGTAAGATTAATGCAGAGCTGCATCGTACGCTTTGCGACGAAACAAAAAGTTGGGGCATTGATATTGTACGCACAGAGCTCAAGGAAATTGACCCTCCCAAGGATGTTCAGGAAACGATGAATAAAGTTGTGAAGGCGGAAAATGAAAAGATTGCTGCTATCGACTATGCAACAGCCCGGGAAACGGTGGCCGACGGTGAGAAACGCGCCAAAATTAAAGAAGCCGAAGGCGTGAAGCAGGCTCGCATTCTTCAGGCTGAAGGTGATTCTGAAGCAATAAGGCTGGTAAATGAAGCCGCCGAAAAGTATTTTATTGGCAATGCCCAGATTCTGCGTAAGCTGCAGGCGCTTGAAACATCGCTACAAAACAATGCAAAAATTGTTGTACCGGCAGGCTCAGATCTGGTAAACGTAATTGGTGATATGGCCGGTATTTTACCTTTGATTAAAAATACAACGGGCATCAACGCTCAGGAAAAATAG
- a CDS encoding DEAD/DEAH box helicase, giving the protein MQFKELNLDSRLLEGIDAIGFNETTPIQEQAIPPILAGKDIIGSAQTGTGKTAAFLLPIINNIITTEQKNSIKALVIVPTRELASQIDQQLEGFSYFTPISSVAIYGGTDGAAFSRERQALAEGADIVICTPGRMIAHLNMGNVSLSGLKYLVLDEADRMLDMGFFEDIMQIISYLPKERQNLMFAATMPKEIRDLARKILVDPVEISIAISKPSERVLQGAYVVYETQKIPLLLSLLSARKLQSILIFCSTKSSTKILNRELRKTGLAVSDIHSDLTQDEREQVLLDFRNRKLNILVATDILSRGIDIEDIDLVINYDVPNDGEDYIHRIGRTARAASEGVALTFINDNSMGRFGIIERLLGSAVFKIPVPAEFGEAPVYNPDKKSGGFKRGNAGKKPSFRHSRR; this is encoded by the coding sequence TTGCAGTTTAAAGAATTGAATCTTGATTCCCGTTTGCTCGAAGGAATTGATGCAATAGGTTTTAATGAAACCACTCCCATTCAAGAGCAAGCCATTCCTCCGATACTTGCAGGTAAAGATATCATTGGTTCCGCGCAGACTGGCACCGGAAAAACAGCAGCGTTTCTGCTTCCAATTATCAACAACATCATTACTACTGAACAGAAGAACAGCATCAAAGCGCTGGTAATTGTACCCACACGCGAATTAGCCTCCCAGATTGACCAGCAACTTGAGGGGTTTTCATACTTCACGCCCATTAGCTCAGTGGCCATATACGGCGGTACCGATGGTGCAGCTTTCTCGCGTGAACGGCAGGCACTGGCCGAAGGCGCGGATATTGTAATTTGCACTCCCGGTCGTATGATTGCTCATTTAAATATGGGCAATGTGAGTCTCAGCGGACTGAAATATTTAGTTTTGGATGAAGCCGACCGCATGCTCGACATGGGCTTTTTCGAAGACATTATGCAGATAATTTCTTACTTGCCCAAAGAAAGGCAGAATCTCATGTTTGCGGCAACCATGCCCAAAGAAATCCGAGACCTGGCCCGCAAAATTCTGGTTGATCCTGTTGAAATAAGTATTGCCATCAGCAAACCATCGGAACGCGTTTTACAGGGCGCTTATGTTGTTTATGAAACACAAAAAATTCCTTTGCTGCTGAGCTTGCTGAGTGCACGCAAGCTGCAGAGTATACTAATATTCTGCTCAACAAAGAGCAGTACCAAAATCCTGAATCGCGAACTTAGGAAAACAGGGCTTGCTGTAAGTGATATCCATTCCGATCTCACACAGGATGAGCGTGAACAGGTGTTGCTTGATTTCAGAAACCGCAAGCTTAATATTCTGGTAGCTACCGATATTCTTTCACGCGGTATCGATATTGAAGATATTGACCTTGTTATTAATTACGATGTACCGAACGATGGAGAAGATTATATACACCGCATAGGACGCACTGCCCGTGCGGCATCCGAAGGTGTTGCACTCACTTTTATCAATGACAATTCGATGGGGCGCTTCGGTATTATTGAGCGCTTGCTTGGCTCAGCTGTTTTTAAAATACCTGTCCCTGCTGAATTTGGTGAAGCGCCCGTCTATAATCCTGATAAGAAAAGTGGTGGATTTAAAAGAGGAAACGCCGGAAAAAAGCCTTCCTTCAGGCATTCCCGGCGTTAA
- a CDS encoding Rrf2 family transcriptional regulator translates to MQINTKIRYGMRTMIELGLDKKKEGVFQKDIARNQDLSEKYLDSIISSLKTAGLIRNTSGKKSGYVLNRPAGKISVYDIYRAFEQPVLIPCICDDDFCKRTVVCAAKKYWSGLNESIVRHMKKETLARLVRETAIMAANAK, encoded by the coding sequence ATGCAGATCAATACTAAAATCCGTTACGGAATGCGCACCATGATTGAATTAGGTCTCGATAAAAAAAAAGAAGGCGTATTCCAGAAAGACATCGCCAGGAATCAGGATCTTTCAGAAAAATATCTTGACAGCATAATCTCATCTTTGAAAACCGCCGGTCTTATCCGCAACACCAGCGGCAAAAAGAGTGGATACGTTCTCAACCGCCCTGCAGGTAAAATAAGCGTGTATGATATCTACAGAGCCTTTGAACAGCCCGTGCTCATACCATGTATCTGCGACGATGATTTTTGCAAACGTACGGTTGTTTGTGCTGCAAAAAAATACTGGTCAGGTTTGAATGAGAGTATTGTCAGGCATATGAAAAAAGAAACACTTGCGCGTCTTGTTCGCGAAACCGCAATCATGGCAGCAAATGCAAAGTAA
- a CDS encoding Rrf2 family transcriptional regulator has translation MKFNSKTRYGIRTMLEIAGCTPGEGILQKDISIHQGISVKYLDHIIHALKVAGLIINARGKKSGYQLARPAGEISMYDIHNAFEPGICIVECLSQTCVVCEGHSGCSSKIFWTKLNMNIISFMREVSLQSLLDKGIAIAADDLVGFPELIKKSGISPA, from the coding sequence ATGAAATTCAATTCAAAGACACGATACGGAATACGCACCATGCTTGAGATAGCGGGCTGCACTCCGGGCGAAGGTATTCTTCAGAAGGATATTTCTATCCATCAGGGAATCTCAGTCAAATACCTTGATCATATAATACATGCGTTGAAAGTTGCCGGGCTAATTATAAATGCCCGTGGCAAGAAAAGCGGTTACCAGCTTGCACGCCCTGCAGGTGAAATAAGTATGTACGATATTCATAATGCCTTTGAACCGGGCATCTGTATTGTGGAATGCCTGTCGCAAACCTGTGTTGTGTGTGAAGGTCACTCAGGATGTTCGTCAAAAATATTCTGGACCAAGCTTAATATGAATATTATTTCTTTTATGAGGGAAGTAAGCCTTCAGAGCCTGCTCGATAAAGGCATTGCTATAGCAGCAGATGATTTAGTCGGGTTTCCGGAATTGATAAAGAAATCCGGAATTTCACCCGCTTAA
- a CDS encoding YceI family protein yields MNTSSPKRNVFRFSFRRTGLFFSSAILLSLLTCSFPLRAGNDPLPISAFICNGIDLSISVETNVEGFTCDYANQINDTLDASLTRTGDKYDLHCRQFNIPIKLIDCHSPMMNSDLQEMLNANIYPSILISTNNFVLDRNLIKGGSGALTINIDGKDKVYKVALKSFVRNNDLMVSGRLTIDLNDYQISTPTKFFGLVKVSSVIDIDFNLLFKLYRSPALSSVNH; encoded by the coding sequence ATGAATACATCATCCCCAAAAAGAAATGTGTTCCGTTTCTCCTTCCGGAGAACAGGGTTATTCTTTTCGTCAGCGATACTGCTATCATTGCTGACGTGCTCTTTCCCCTTACGGGCAGGGAACGATCCGCTTCCAATCAGCGCATTTATTTGTAATGGCATCGATCTCTCAATCAGTGTTGAAACCAATGTTGAAGGGTTTACCTGTGACTATGCAAATCAAATCAACGATACGCTGGATGCCTCGCTAACCCGTACAGGCGATAAATACGACCTTCACTGCCGTCAGTTTAATATTCCTATAAAACTGATAGACTGCCACAGCCCAATGATGAACAGCGATCTTCAGGAAATGCTGAACGCGAATATTTATCCGTCCATCTTAATAAGCACTAACAATTTTGTATTGGATAGAAATCTTATTAAAGGTGGCTCAGGAGCTCTCACCATCAATATTGACGGCAAAGACAAGGTATATAAAGTCGCGCTCAAGAGTTTTGTTCGCAATAATGATCTCATGGTAAGCGGTCGCCTCACCATTGACCTGAACGATTATCAGATCTCCACTCCTACTAAATTCTTCGGCCTCGTGAAAGTTTCCAGCGTAATTGATATTGATTTCAACTTACTGTTCAAGCTCTACCGTTCACCGGCCTTATCCAGTGTGAATCACTGA
- a CDS encoding YceI family protein, with translation MKTRILIISMLVPFMLLGHSVSVVKTFKVDKAKTTVTVSGTSNLHDWESKVTNFDGNLEAVIGPNNLIDQINTLTVNFYSNSFRSGKDGMDEKTFTALKTDKFSAISFKLLEIKEKKMVSKVQQLVASGNLTISGVTKKIDLTVLSFVGTNGEVYFQGNKQIDMTEYGITPPEALFGTVKAGKLVTANFKMYFQ, from the coding sequence ATGAAAACAAGAATTCTGATTATTTCAATGCTTGTCCCTTTTATGCTTTTGGGTCATTCGGTAAGTGTTGTTAAAACATTTAAAGTAGACAAAGCCAAAACAACAGTGACCGTATCGGGCACATCAAACCTGCATGACTGGGAAAGCAAGGTCACGAATTTTGATGGCAACCTCGAAGCCGTAATCGGCCCCAATAACCTGATTGACCAGATTAACACGCTGACAGTAAATTTTTACTCGAATAGTTTCAGAAGCGGAAAAGACGGCATGGATGAAAAAACATTTACGGCCCTTAAGACCGACAAATTCTCGGCAATTTCATTTAAACTGCTGGAAATAAAAGAGAAAAAAATGGTGAGCAAAGTTCAGCAGTTGGTTGCATCGGGTAACCTAACCATTAGCGGTGTTACAAAAAAAATAGACCTGACAGTGCTCAGCTTTGTCGGAACCAACGGCGAAGTATATTTTCAGGGCAACAAACAAATAGACATGACAGAGTACGGTATTACACCGCCCGAAGCATTGTTCGGTACTGTTAAAGCCGGCAAACTGGTGACAGCAAATTTTAAAATGTATTTCCAATAG
- a CDS encoding pyridoxamine 5'-phosphate oxidase family protein produces the protein MRTKRMLTDAESIRKIIDKCDVCFVGMSDAHNMPYVLPFNFGFDGSYIYLHSAKEGHKMDILHANPKVSVAFSTDHEIGFQNKDVACSYLMKYRSVVAFGHVEFIEDPDLKKEALNIMMKKYTGREFPYGMPSVLEVECYRVVIEKITGKEYGY, from the coding sequence ATGAGAACAAAAAGGATGCTGACTGATGCTGAAAGTATCAGGAAGATTATTGATAAATGTGATGTGTGTTTTGTAGGTATGAGCGACGCTCATAATATGCCTTACGTACTCCCGTTTAACTTTGGATTTGACGGTAGTTACATTTACCTGCATTCAGCCAAAGAAGGGCACAAAATGGATATTCTGCACGCTAATCCTAAAGTGTCTGTTGCATTCAGTACCGACCATGAAATAGGTTTTCAAAACAAAGATGTTGCCTGCAGTTACCTTATGAAATATCGCAGTGTGGTAGCTTTCGGACATGTTGAGTTTATTGAAGACCCCGATTTAAAAAAAGAGGCATTAAACATCATGATGAAGAAATATACCGGTCGTGAGTTTCCCTATGGTATGCCGTCAGTACTTGAAGTTGAATGTTACCGGGTAGTCATCGAAAAGATTACCGGTAAAGAATATGGCTATTAG
- a CDS encoding outer membrane beta-barrel protein has protein sequence MKKLTLLIAIIAINFTITAQTVVMKQNVLADSAKSHFGPNQRNYLNGFISFGFVLGSSENAGSAVNYGISNHFDIGIRYKLKLCNHYALGAEVSYNMHSYNLKQEKEKTFPDTVIHKKESYTDHAVELGIFQRINYGRRGNYMGNYIDMGAYGSYTFSAVNFTKDKLDNGNLVRTKISHLNYYEPLGYGFFARLGFNRYIIYAKYRMTDIFVKSCPYPELPRFVAGIQIGLHK, from the coding sequence ATGAAAAAGCTCACACTGCTCATAGCCATCATTGCAATAAATTTTACGATTACTGCGCAGACAGTAGTAATGAAACAGAATGTACTTGCTGATTCTGCCAAATCACATTTTGGTCCGAATCAACGCAATTACCTCAACGGTTTTATCAGTTTCGGATTTGTTCTCGGATCTTCAGAGAACGCCGGAAGTGCAGTAAACTACGGTATTTCTAATCATTTTGACATTGGTATCCGTTATAAACTCAAGCTGTGCAACCATTATGCGCTCGGAGCAGAAGTTTCATACAATATGCATTCTTACAATCTGAAACAGGAAAAAGAAAAAACATTTCCTGACACCGTAATACACAAGAAAGAAAGCTATACCGACCACGCTGTTGAATTGGGAATTTTTCAACGCATCAATTATGGCCGCAGAGGGAACTATATGGGCAACTATATTGATATGGGCGCTTACGGAAGCTATACTTTTTCGGCAGTGAATTTCACAAAAGACAAACTTGACAACGGCAATCTGGTTCGCACAAAAATTTCGCATCTGAATTATTATGAGCCGCTGGGTTACGGATTCTTCGCTCGTTTAGGATTCAACCGTTATATAATCTATGCCAAATACCGCATGACAGATATTTTTGTAAAATCCTGCCCTTACCCCGAACTGCCGCGCTTTGTAGCAGGCATTCAGATTGGCCTTCATAAATAA
- a CDS encoding S8 family serine peptidase, producing MKLTKYLLILLIFCTLSVNAQQNYRVFFRDKDGSTFDPYSYFDAKAIERRIVNNISLYDITDFPVNENYISQVSSVADSVLFVSRWFNMAYVDATVSQIEKIKEFSFVTTVEPVLGSMVPAMINPEADYDSVLSSEESVMLINQTARMGGELFTQKNIDGKGLRIAIFDAGFPTVDVNPAFEHIRRDGRILKTWDFTRNKEFVYSFNSHGCMVMSCIGGMINGRKIGLATGAEFMLARTEVNSEPYSEEKNWLAAVEWADKNGADIINSSLGYTFNRYFNDQMDGKTSLVARAANLAARKGILVINAAGNEGSSKWKFIGTPADADSIISAGGIDPDTDYHISFSSYGPTSDKRMKPNISAYGSVIAAGKTGLSNVQGTSFASPLIAGFAACAWQVHRDRTNMQMFDELQKSGDLYPYFDYAHGYGVPQASWFVNGKTNALPTFNITTVDSNLVIVTDTINDNHWPGKQGLLYYKISDSKGFIEEYYVISVYQQEALKIPLKKYSKGKTLTVFYRGYAKEFTF from the coding sequence ATGAAGCTCACGAAATATTTGTTGATTCTACTGATTTTCTGCACGCTTTCTGTAAATGCGCAGCAGAATTACCGTGTATTCTTCCGCGATAAAGACGGCAGTACATTTGATCCATATTCCTACTTCGATGCAAAAGCCATTGAAAGACGCATTGTAAATAACATTTCACTTTACGACATCACCGACTTCCCTGTGAACGAAAATTATATTTCGCAAGTATCGTCTGTGGCTGATTCAGTGTTGTTTGTATCAAGGTGGTTCAATATGGCCTATGTGGATGCGACTGTATCACAAATTGAAAAAATAAAAGAATTTTCATTCGTTACAACAGTTGAACCGGTTCTTGGTTCTATGGTTCCGGCCATGATAAATCCGGAGGCAGATTATGATTCGGTTCTTAGCTCAGAAGAATCTGTGATGCTGATAAACCAGACAGCCCGCATGGGTGGCGAACTGTTCACGCAAAAAAATATCGATGGAAAAGGATTGCGTATTGCAATCTTCGATGCAGGTTTTCCAACAGTTGACGTGAATCCCGCTTTTGAGCATATCCGCCGCGACGGACGCATTTTAAAAACATGGGATTTTACCCGTAATAAAGAATTTGTTTACTCCTTCAACTCACACGGCTGTATGGTCATGTCGTGTATCGGAGGTATGATAAACGGTCGTAAGATTGGATTGGCAACAGGTGCAGAATTCATGCTGGCTCGCACAGAAGTCAATTCAGAACCCTATTCGGAAGAAAAAAACTGGCTTGCTGCCGTTGAATGGGCCGATAAGAATGGCGCCGACATTATCAACAGCTCGCTGGGTTACACTTTTAACCGATACTTCAACGACCAAATGGACGGTAAAACAAGCCTTGTGGCGAGAGCTGCAAATCTGGCCGCACGCAAAGGCATTCTTGTTATCAACGCCGCCGGAAACGAAGGCAGCAGTAAATGGAAATTTATCGGAACACCGGCCGATGCCGACAGTATTATTTCTGCAGGAGGTATTGATCCGGATACGGATTATCATATCTCATTCAGTTCGTATGGCCCTACCTCCGACAAAAGAATGAAACCGAATATCTCTGCATATGGCTCGGTGATAGCGGCCGGAAAAACCGGTTTATCCAATGTTCAGGGAACTTCATTTGCCAGTCCGCTCATTGCAGGATTTGCAGCATGTGCATGGCAGGTTCACCGCGACCGTACCAATATGCAAATGTTTGATGAGCTCCAGAAATCAGGCGACCTTTATCCCTATTTTGATTACGCTCACGGTTATGGCGTTCCGCAGGCATCGTGGTTCGTCAATGGAAAAACAAACGCATTGCCAACCTTCAACATCACAACAGTTGACAGCAATCTTGTCATTGTAACTGACACAATTAATGATAATCACTGGCCCGGCAAACAAGGGTTATTGTATTACAAAATCTCAGATTCAAAAGGGTTCATAGAAGAATACTACGTAATTTCCGTTTATCAGCAGGAAGCACTTAAGATACCCTTGAAAAAATATTCAAAAGGAAAAACGCTGACCGTTTTCTACAGAGGTTATGCAAAAGAATTTACATTTTAA
- a CDS encoding DUF2461 domain-containing protein, giving the protein MVKDILDFLKKLAANNNREWFQLNKSKYEAAKTEVDVIVAELLKEISVFDSDIKFTTPKDCVFRIYKDVRFSHDKTPYKTNMGAIIRKGGRGGPNYAGYYLHFEPGGCFLAGGIWMPEAPLLKAIRSEILYNTDVYLKLINDKQFKKYFGEIDGEKLVNAPKDFPKDFEHIELLKLKSYNMMHFYDPSAMTQKELVKYVVKMFKLMKPYNDFLNHVVPEAL; this is encoded by the coding sequence ATGGTAAAAGATATTCTTGATTTCCTGAAAAAACTGGCTGCCAATAATAACCGTGAATGGTTTCAGCTTAATAAGTCAAAGTATGAGGCTGCTAAAACAGAAGTTGATGTTATTGTCGCAGAGCTGCTGAAAGAAATTTCTGTATTTGATTCCGATATTAAATTCACTACTCCCAAAGATTGCGTTTTTAGGATTTATAAAGACGTTCGTTTTTCGCATGATAAAACCCCTTATAAAACAAATATGGGTGCCATTATCCGCAAAGGCGGGAGAGGAGGACCCAATTATGCCGGTTATTATTTGCATTTTGAACCGGGCGGCTGTTTTCTTGCCGGCGGTATCTGGATGCCCGAAGCGCCTTTGTTGAAAGCTATCCGCAGCGAGATTTTGTACAATACGGATGTTTATTTGAAATTGATAAATGATAAGCAATTCAAAAAATATTTTGGTGAAATTGACGGGGAGAAATTAGTAAATGCGCCCAAGGATTTCCCAAAAGATTTTGAACATATTGAACTTCTGAAATTGAAGAGCTATAACATGATGCACTTCTATGACCCGTCTGCCATGACGCAGAAGGAACTTGTTAAGTATGTGGTGAAAATGTTCAAGTTAATGAAGCCTTACAATGACTTCTTAAACCACGTTGTGCCGGAAGCGCTCTGA